From one uncultured Paludibacter sp. genomic stretch:
- a CDS encoding Gliding motility associated protein GldN: MKKYSFITVIIALFLSVSYVKAQDNGNNTNNSQQPLPFFNEIGAVRLQTTEMDALADTIAVVNHRADDIVWSRVVYRVIDMRFKQNFQLYFPSRPTDEYRSLFRVILDAIADGMNVYRRNPRDIKPMWDEKLSGAELSRRFAYDEDTYNNILQVDTITDQRSVNMEQYMQYVKNQLKFLIQEVVFFDKHTSRLYSKIIAIAPMYALHPDNMENKETMAYFRNSVLCWVAFDELRPYLVKQNVIPNGNDTERLTYDDYFTQKLYDSYLLGDSNMYSRMLLEYVVDEPKLKAEQNRIETELMNFEQDLWEY, translated from the coding sequence ATGAAAAAATATAGTTTTATAACAGTAATTATTGCTTTATTTTTATCAGTGAGTTATGTCAAGGCGCAAGATAATGGCAATAATACAAATAATTCTCAGCAACCGTTGCCATTTTTTAATGAAATAGGAGCTGTGCGTCTTCAAACAACTGAAATGGATGCGTTAGCCGATACAATTGCTGTGGTAAATCATCGAGCAGACGATATCGTATGGTCGCGTGTAGTATATCGTGTAATAGATATGCGTTTTAAACAGAATTTTCAACTTTACTTTCCAAGCCGTCCTACAGATGAGTATCGTAGTTTATTTCGTGTAATTTTGGATGCTATTGCTGATGGAATGAATGTTTATAGGCGTAATCCTCGTGACATCAAACCGATGTGGGATGAAAAATTGAGCGGAGCAGAACTTTCACGCAGATTTGCTTACGATGAAGATACGTATAATAACATATTGCAGGTAGACACGATTACCGACCAACGCTCGGTAAATATGGAGCAATATATGCAATATGTGAAAAATCAGTTGAAATTTTTAATTCAGGAAGTGGTTTTCTTTGATAAACACACATCCCGCTTGTATTCAAAAATTATTGCTATTGCTCCTATGTATGCTTTGCATCCCGATAATATGGAAAATAAAGAAACAATGGCTTATTTCCGTAATTCAGTATTGTGCTGGGTGGCTTTTGATGAACTTCGTCCGTATTTGGTAAAACAAAATGTAATTCCTAACGGGAATGATACTGAAAGACTTACTTACGATGATTACTTTACACAGAAATTATACGACAGTTATTTATTAGGCGATAGTAATATGTACAGCAGAATGTTGCTGGAATATGTTGTTGATGAGCCGAAATTGAAAGCGGAGCAAAACAGAATTGAAACAGAATTGA
- a CDS encoding Gliding motility-associated protein GldM: MSGSKNCPETPRQRMIGMMYLVLTAMLALNVSNEVLEGFGLVDRGLRNTIESSEKRNDGMYKNFKAEEEKNPQKVKEWLEKATKVKLMSDELFNYIKDYKYQIVKIADGKNADKNAVDIQARENIDAAGEYSKVKGNDKILKKKIDIFRDSIMAMTKDDPAKQAMFAQMFDTKNKGGKTWSDRMFESMPVAAVVTMLSKYQSDIRSAEAETVQYLRAKADLQDFNLNKLTVVVNAESSYVLQGGTYKAQIFLAAYDENKVNEYQYKINGSSLGNNNIIQIGASGIGPHTYVASVVVPKNDGTWEEYKSEPYQYIVGKPSATMSNVDLNVVYRGIDNRFKISVPGVPDGSVRVSASGASISKSGDFYVIKPQQDEDITINVSAEINGRVVNMGSEKYRVKYLPDPTAYFQYTDAGGVPRAVREEKLSKRLLKSASTIVANYGPDALIKANFTVTSFTLSALGTSIPTSGSRFNSRQLDLINELEGGDDVFIKNIRAVGPDGKERKLGTISIQL; encoded by the coding sequence ATGAGTGGATCGAAAAATTGTCCCGAAACCCCTCGCCAAAGAATGATTGGAATGATGTATTTGGTGCTGACTGCTATGTTGGCATTAAATGTGTCTAATGAAGTATTGGAAGGTTTTGGCTTGGTGGATAGGGGATTACGAAATACCATTGAATCTTCCGAGAAAAGAAATGATGGAATGTATAAAAATTTCAAAGCGGAAGAAGAAAAAAATCCTCAGAAAGTAAAAGAATGGCTTGAAAAAGCAACAAAGGTAAAGTTAATGTCGGATGAGTTGTTTAATTACATAAAAGATTATAAATATCAAATAGTTAAGATTGCCGATGGGAAAAATGCAGACAAGAATGCTGTAGATATTCAAGCCCGGGAAAATATTGATGCAGCCGGCGAATATTCGAAAGTAAAAGGGAATGATAAAATACTGAAAAAGAAAATAGATATATTTCGTGATAGTATTATGGCTATGACGAAAGATGATCCTGCAAAACAAGCAATGTTTGCTCAAATGTTTGACACCAAAAATAAAGGCGGAAAAACATGGTCTGACAGAATGTTTGAAAGTATGCCTGTAGCTGCAGTTGTAACAATGTTGAGTAAATATCAGTCGGATATTCGTTCCGCAGAAGCAGAAACGGTTCAGTATTTGCGTGCTAAAGCTGACTTGCAAGATTTCAACCTAAACAAATTAACGGTAGTTGTAAATGCTGAATCAAGTTATGTGCTTCAGGGAGGAACATACAAAGCTCAGATATTTCTTGCCGCTTACGATGAAAATAAAGTGAACGAATATCAATATAAAATAAATGGTTCATCGTTAGGAAATAATAATATAATACAAATAGGAGCATCAGGAATAGGTCCACATACCTACGTTGCTAGTGTTGTAGTGCCAAAAAATGACGGAACTTGGGAAGAATATAAATCAGAACCTTATCAATATATTGTAGGTAAGCCTTCCGCAACAATGTCGAATGTCGACTTAAATGTAGTTTATCGTGGTATTGATAACAGATTCAAAATTTCTGTTCCGGGAGTGCCTGATGGCAGCGTAAGAGTAAGTGCCAGCGGTGCAAGTATAAGTAAGTCTGGAGATTTTTATGTGATTAAACCACAGCAAGATGAAGATATTACTATTAATGTTTCTGCCGAGATAAATGGTAGGGTGGTAAATATGGGAAGTGAAAAATATCGTGTAAAATATCTGCCTGATCCTACAGCTTACTTTCAATATACCGATGCCGGAGGAGTTCCGCGTGCTGTTCGTGAAGAAAAACTATCAAAAAGATTGCTGAAAAGCGCTTCAACTATTGTTGCAAATTACGGTCCCGATGCTCTTATAAAAGCTAACTTTACAGTTACATCATTTACTCTATCTGCCTTGGGGACAAGTATTCCTACTTCAGGTTCAAGATTTAACTCAAGACAGTTAGATTTAATAAATGAACTGGAAGGAGGAGATGATGTGTTCATAAAAAATATCAGAGCAGTAGGTCCGGATGGGAAAGAACGCAAATTAGGAACGATAAGTATTCAACTTTAA
- a CDS encoding Gliding motility-associated protein GldL codes for MSKQHSKFYTWWNSNYGKKIISAVYSAGASIVILGAMFKILHLPYAWLMLGVGMSTEAIIFALGVFDKPHKEFDWAQIFDFKNSEPQTLNVVGGTSSSSVSQRSTALNYSESISDDDVKKLSEGIKNLSNTAESLQTISNVAVAANSLAKNIETASEAAVNFTTTQQKLNDTTEKLSTSYLGITSDMDAAINNTKSYAEKVAEMNKSLASINSIYEIQLRHIQSQNEGLSLQAESIRNLSGKLDEIVSDLSKMKETTNISVVESQKYQSATTKLTKQVEDLNAVYGNMLNALG; via the coding sequence ATGAGTAAACAACACAGCAAATTCTACACATGGTGGAATTCAAACTATGGTAAAAAGATAATTTCCGCCGTATATAGCGCAGGGGCTTCCATTGTTATTTTAGGAGCAATGTTCAAGATTCTACACTTACCTTATGCTTGGCTTATGCTTGGTGTTGGAATGAGTACCGAAGCTATCATATTTGCATTGGGTGTATTTGATAAACCACACAAAGAATTTGATTGGGCACAAATTTTTGATTTCAAAAATAGCGAACCGCAAACATTAAACGTCGTAGGCGGAACATCATCATCTTCTGTTTCGCAACGCTCTACGGCTTTAAATTATTCTGAGTCCATATCTGACGATGATGTAAAAAAACTCAGTGAAGGGATAAAAAACCTATCAAATACGGCGGAAAGTTTACAAACAATTTCAAATGTAGCTGTGGCTGCTAATAGTTTAGCGAAAAATATAGAAACAGCTTCGGAAGCGGCTGTAAATTTTACAACTACTCAACAAAAACTGAACGATACAACGGAAAAATTATCCACTTCGTATTTAGGAATTACTTCCGATATGGATGCTGCCATAAATAACACAAAAAGTTATGCGGAAAAGGTAGCGGAAATGAATAAAAGTTTAGCGTCCATCAATTCTATTTATGAAATTCAATTACGTCATATTCAATCACAGAACGAAGGTTTAAGTTTGCAAGCTGAAAGTATTCGCAATTTATCCGGAAAATTGGATGAAATTGTAAGTGATTTGAGCAAAATGAAAGAAACAACAAATATTTCTGTTGTTGAAAGTCAAAAATATCAATCAGCCACTACAAAATTAACTAAGCAAGTAGAAGACCTAAATGCCGTTTATGGCAATATGTTAAATGCTTTAGGTTGA
- a CDS encoding conserved exported hypothetical protein (Evidence 4 : Unknown function but conserved in other organisms): MIKMKKTLPVLLLLSVMISCNKPSGELVGIGNKGTFHESNPYGMVFIKRGSFMMGANDQAVLNPNERSLNVTVDAFWMDETEITNDEYKQFVYWVRDSIIRRKLVIAGHDEFRKQYKNEQDEAAPEQAPLNWKKKIPWNSRDEEIQDVLASMYYQGSNNLGRRQIDPSKLQFKYYWLNYDQAALPGNKYNVNTGAYPRGAKARVDSSYVDENGVIHHITITRPLITRRDLISNRIVNIYPDTIMWIRDFQYAYNDPKMKMYFSHKGFAQYPVVGVTWEQAQAFCQWRTSYFNGSSRISAQDYRLPTEAEWEYAARGGKAMALYPWGGNYVRDAKGCFLANFKPMRGSYTDDTGATTMKVGSFAPNNFGLYDMAGNVSEWTSTAYGANATLVSDMNPNYQYNAKNDDPDVLKRKVIKGGSWKDIAYYLQCGVKTYEYQYESRPYIGFRCVRSYNGE, translated from the coding sequence ATGATAAAAATGAAAAAAACTTTGCCTGTTTTATTGCTTCTTTCTGTGATGATTTCTTGTAATAAACCGTCCGGAGAGTTAGTAGGTATCGGAAACAAGGGTACGTTCCATGAGTCCAATCCTTATGGAATGGTTTTCATAAAAAGAGGATCTTTTATGATGGGAGCAAATGATCAAGCAGTGCTAAACCCCAATGAACGGTCTCTAAATGTTACAGTGGACGCATTTTGGATGGATGAGACCGAAATTACGAATGACGAATACAAACAATTTGTATACTGGGTGCGTGATTCCATCATAAGACGCAAATTAGTAATAGCTGGGCATGATGAATTTCGTAAACAATATAAAAACGAACAAGACGAAGCGGCGCCGGAACAAGCTCCTCTTAACTGGAAAAAGAAAATTCCTTGGAACTCGCGTGATGAAGAAATTCAAGATGTTTTAGCTTCGATGTATTATCAGGGCAGCAATAATTTAGGCAGAAGACAAATTGACCCTTCAAAATTGCAATTTAAGTATTATTGGCTAAATTATGATCAGGCAGCATTGCCGGGCAACAAATACAACGTAAATACAGGAGCATATCCTAGAGGCGCAAAAGCGCGTGTAGATAGTTCTTATGTGGATGAGAATGGAGTAATTCATCATATAACCATTACACGTCCTTTAATTACCCGTAGAGATTTAATTTCAAATCGTATTGTAAATATCTATCCCGATACAATTATGTGGATACGTGATTTTCAGTATGCATACAACGATCCTAAAATGAAAATGTATTTTTCACATAAAGGGTTTGCGCAATATCCGGTTGTTGGAGTTACTTGGGAACAAGCTCAAGCTTTTTGCCAATGGCGAACCAGTTATTTTAATGGTAGTAGCAGGATAAGTGCTCAAGATTATCGTTTGCCAACCGAAGCAGAATGGGAATACGCTGCACGTGGGGGAAAAGCGATGGCTTTATATCCTTGGGGAGGAAATTACGTGCGTGATGCTAAAGGATGTTTCTTGGCTAACTTTAAACCAATGAGAGGAAGTTATACGGATGATACCGGAGCTACCACAATGAAAGTAGGTTCTTTTGCTCCAAACAATTTTGGATTATACGATATGGCAGGAAATGTTTCGGAATGGACTTCTACAGCTTATGGTGCAAATGCCACGCTAGTATCGGATATGAATCCGAATTATCAATATAATGCCAAAAATGATGATCCTGATGTATTGAAACGTAAGGTTATAAAAGGCGGTTCATGGAAAGATATTGCTTATTATCTTCAATGCGGAGTTAAAACCTATGAATATCAATACGAAAGTCGTCCTTACATAGGATTCCGTTGTGTCCGTTCGTATAATGGAGAATAA
- a CDS encoding putative membrane protein (Evidence 3 : Putative function from multiple computational evidences) encodes MICKNNRKNVKHLLWVFIFSFIIVLPVFSQIEANLSQYMFHSATFNPASIGDNGMINVTGQQRFQWIGIPGAPQTTYFTINAPFNFGKNTQAVGINFLIDKAGAFKNQSANIQYSFKKKVGEGILSLGAGIGFMGLGISKDSLENTLQSEYHDHSDKPDNAVPEKDENGMGLDLSAGLFYSTQKYYAGISYVHLNNPSFHLGDKTVFHASGIAYLTGGFDINFENPKFILKSSSLAKSDFTTWQVDLSSRLEYDKKFWGGLSYRFQDAVIVFAGLNVLNGITIGYAYDLPTGALLTVSSGSHEVFLSYSFAFDTSKNKNKYKSIRIL; translated from the coding sequence ATGATATGTAAAAATAACAGAAAAAATGTAAAACACCTTCTTTGGGTGTTTATATTTTCTTTTATAATCGTTTTGCCTGTTTTTTCACAAATAGAAGCAAACCTAAGCCAATACATGTTTCATTCGGCAACCTTCAATCCGGCTTCTATTGGAGATAATGGAATGATTAATGTAACAGGGCAGCAGAGATTTCAATGGATAGGAATTCCAGGTGCTCCGCAAACAACATATTTTACAATTAACGCTCCTTTTAATTTTGGAAAGAATACGCAAGCTGTAGGAATAAATTTTTTGATTGATAAAGCGGGCGCTTTTAAAAATCAGTCCGCAAACATACAATATTCATTCAAAAAAAAGGTAGGAGAAGGAATATTAAGCTTGGGAGCCGGTATAGGTTTTATGGGATTAGGAATTTCTAAGGACAGTTTAGAAAACACGTTGCAGTCAGAATATCATGATCATAGCGATAAACCTGATAATGCTGTTCCTGAAAAAGATGAAAACGGAATGGGATTAGATTTGTCTGCGGGATTATTTTACAGCACTCAGAAATACTATGCAGGTATTTCGTACGTTCATTTAAATAATCCGTCGTTTCATTTAGGAGATAAAACTGTTTTTCACGCCAGTGGTATTGCTTATTTAACAGGAGGTTTTGATATTAATTTTGAAAATCCTAAATTTATATTGAAATCATCCTCTTTAGCAAAATCTGATTTTACTACGTGGCAAGTAGATTTATCTTCGCGTTTGGAATATGATAAAAAATTTTGGGGAGGTCTATCCTATCGTTTTCAAGATGCCGTGATAGTTTTTGCGGGTCTGAATGTTCTAAATGGAATTACTATAGGATACGCTTATGATTTGCCTACCGGAGCATTATTAACTGTAAGTTCCGGTTCACATGAAGTGTTCTTATCGTACAGTTTTGCTTTTGACACAAGTAAAAACAAAAATAAATATAAGAGTATCAGGATATTATAA
- a CDS encoding conserved hypothetical protein (Evidence 4 : Unknown function but conserved in other organisms) produces the protein MLMYWTLELASKIEDAPWPATKDELIDYAMRSGAPLEVIENLQEIEDEGEIYESIEDIWPDYPSKEDFFFNEEEY, from the coding sequence TTGCTTATGTATTGGACGTTAGAATTAGCATCAAAAATTGAAGATGCACCCTGGCCTGCAACAAAAGATGAGTTAATAGATTATGCTATGCGTTCCGGTGCCCCTCTTGAAGTAATTGAAAATCTTCAAGAAATAGAAGACGAGGGAGAAATCTACGAGAGTATCGAAGATATTTGGCCCGATTATCCCAGTAAAGAAGATTTTTTCTTTAACGAAGAAGAATATTAG
- the yvqK gene encoding Cob(I)yrinic acid a,c-diamide adenosyltransferase, protein MKLYTKTGDKGQTGLIGGTRVSKNDIRLEAYGTVDELNSHIGMLASMNLPDENKKFLLEIQNILFAVGSNLATDTSKTEYKSASIIKEEFISKVEREIDKADEKLPPLSHFILPGGSPEAAQCHICRTVARRAERRIIEMNDVYPVDNKLIIYINRLSDYFFALSRLIILIQGXQEIYWK, encoded by the coding sequence ATGAAACTTTATACAAAAACAGGCGACAAAGGACAAACCGGTTTAATTGGCGGCACTCGAGTATCAAAAAACGATATCCGGTTGGAAGCTTATGGAACGGTAGATGAATTAAATTCGCATATCGGGATGCTCGCTTCGATGAACTTACCGGATGAAAATAAAAAATTTCTGCTTGAAATACAAAATATCCTTTTTGCAGTCGGTTCCAATTTAGCTACCGACACGTCAAAAACCGAATATAAATCGGCTTCAATTATAAAAGAAGAATTTATTTCAAAAGTNGAAAGAGAAATAGATAAAGCGGATGAAAAATTACCACCTTTAAGCCATTTTATATTGCCCGGAGGCTCTCCTGAAGCGGCTCAATGTCATATTTGCCGCACAGTGGCGAGGCGTGCCGAAAGAAGAATAATTGAGATGAATGACGTTTACCCTGTTGATAATAAATTGATTATATATATAAACAGATTATCAGACTATTTTTTTGCTTTATCCAGATTAATAATATTAATACAGGGAGANCAAGAAATTTATTGGAAATAG
- a CDS encoding O-methyltransferase-like protein has product MKAILFLYKYILHTLKARNTHGHGIHSPYLYSFTQSVIYDENPFYIFSSIEKVRDKLKKDNRWIKITDFGTGNKTERKVADIAKTSLKRXTWGQLLLRIVNFSGAKNVLEFGTSLGISTAYLALSNSEIKCVTLEGSPEIANIARENFEVLNCKNIEIVEGNIDETLSEALSKFKQLDVVFFDANHRKEATLKYFNQCLPLIHDHSIFVFDDIHWSGEMEEAWRTIRKNANVRSTIDLFEVGIVFFNKXLPKRNYKMKR; this is encoded by the coding sequence TTGAAAGCTATTTTATTTTTATATAAATACATTCTGCATACCTTAAAGGCAAGGAATACACACGGACATGGCATTCATTCGCCGTATTTGTATTCGTTTACGCAAAGTGTAATTTACGATGAAAATCCTTTCTACATTTTTTCTTCCATCGAAAAAGTTCGGGATAAATTAAAAAAAGACAATCGGTGGATAAAAATTACCGATTTTGGCACAGGCAATAAAACCGAAAGAAAAGTTGCTGATATTGCAAAAACATCATTAAAACGAAANACGTGGGGACAATTATTATTGCGGATAGTGAACTTTTCGGGAGCAAAAAACGTATTAGAATTTGGCACCTCGTTAGGAATAAGTACAGCATATTTGGCTTTATCAAATTCNGAAATTAAATGTGTAACGTTGGAAGGTTCGCCTGAAATTGCAAATATTGCACGTGAAAATTTTGAAGTATTGAACTGTAAGAATATTGAAATTGTTGAAGGGAATATTGATGAAACACTCTCGGAAGCATTGTCAAAATTTAAACAATTGGATGTGGTTTTTTTTGATGCCAATCATCGTAAAGAAGCTACGCTAAAATACTTCAATCAATGTTTACCTTTAATTCACGACCATTCTATCTTTGTTTTTGATGATATTCACTGGTCGGGAGAGATGGAAGAAGCNTGGAGAACTATACGAAAAAACGCTAATGTGCGTTCTACCATAGACTTATTTGAAGTAGGCATTGTGTTTTTTAATAAAAANCTGCCGAAAAGAAATTATAAAATGAAACGTTAA
- the yngI gene encoding putative acyl-CoA synthetase YngI (Evidence 3 : Putative function from multiple computational evidences), producing MQLFDKTLGDWLEYWAIETPDSECVVYSDRNLRFTWKTFNERVDNMAKGLISIGVTHGSHVGIWAQNVPDWLTFLFATAKIGAVAITVNTSYKEHELAFVIEDSDMHTLCITDGTANSDYVEMVYNLLPELKTTQRGKLTSERFPVLKNVVYIGQEKHRGMYNTAEILLLGNNQSEEELNQLKSQISCHDVVNMQYTSGTTGFPKGVMLSHHNITNNGYFTGEHMKFTQKDKLCICVPLFHCFGVVLAVMNCLTHGSTQVMVEKFDPLITLASIHKERCTAVYGVPTMFIAELNHPMFNXFDMSSLRTGIMAGALCPIELMRQVNEKMFMDITSVYGLTETSPGMTQTRIDDSFEVRCTTVGSDYEFVEVAVIDPVTGEKCPDGVQGEMCCRGYNVMKGYYKNPEATAQVIDKNGFLHSGDLGVKDADGNYRITGRIKDMIIRGGENISPKEVEDYLYKMPGIKDVQVIAVTSPKYGEDVGAFIICQKDTDITVEDVRDFCKNQIAHYKIPRYVFFVDEYPMTGSGKIQKFKLREMALKLCEEQGIKII from the coding sequence ATGCAGTTGTTTGATAAAACATTAGGAGATTGGTTAGAATATTGGGCAATAGAAACTCCTGACAGCGAGTGTGTTGTTTATTCCGACAGAAATCTACGTTTTACGTGGAAAACATTTAACGAGCGTGTGGACAATATGGCAAAAGGATTGATTTCCATAGGTGTTACGCATGGTTCGCATGTTGGAATCTGGGCGCAAAATGTGCCGGATTGGCTTACATTTCTTTTTGCTACGGCAAAAATAGGAGCCGTTGCCATTACTGTGAATACNAGCTACAAAGAACATGAACTTGCGTTTGTGATTGAAGATTCCGATATGCACACACTTTGCATTACAGATGGAACAGCAAACAGCGATTATGTTGAAATGGTTTATAATCTTTTACCGGAATTAAAAACCACACAGCGGGGTAAATTAACAAGTGAACGCTTTCCTGTACTGAAAAATGTGGTTTATATTGGGCAGGAAAAACATCGCGGAATGTATAACACAGCAGAAATTCTTCTTTTAGGAAATAACCAAAGCGAAGAAGAATTGAATCAATTGAAATCACAAATTAGTTGTCACGATGTAGTAAATATGCAATATACATCAGGTACTACCGGATTTCCTAAAGGAGTAATGCTTTCGCATCACAATATTACAAATAACGGATATTTTACAGGTGAACATATGAAGTTTACACAAAAAGACAAACTCTGTATTTGTGTACCATTGTTCCACTGTTTTGGTGTTGTACTTGCAGTAATGAACTGTCTTACACACGGGAGCACTCAGGTAATGGTGGAAAAATTTGATCCGCTTATAACTCTTGCTTCTATACACAAGGAGCGCTGCACTGCAGTGTATGGAGTTCCCACNATGTTTATTGCCGAATTAAATCACCCAATGTTTAATTTNTTTGATATGAGTTCTTTACGAACGGGAATTATGGCGGGAGCATTATGTCCTATAGAATTGATGCGGCAAGTAAACGAAAAAATGTTTATGGATATCACGAGTGTTTACGGACTTACTGAAACTTCTCCGGGAATGACGCAAACACGTATTGATGACAGTTTTGAAGTGCGTTGTACGACTGTCGGNAGTGATTATGAGTTTGTTGAAGTTGCCGTAATTGACCCGGTTACAGGAGAAAAATGTCCCGATGGCGTTCAAGGTGAAATGTGTTGCCGCGGATATAATGTAATGAAAGGATATTACAAAAATCCGGAAGCAACCGCACAAGTCATTGATAAAAACGGCTTTTTACATTCAGGAGATTTAGGAGTAAAAGATGCGGATGGAAATTACCGTATCACAGGACGAATAAAAGATATGATTATTCGTGGAGGAGAAAATATCTCGCCNAAAGAAGTGGAAGATTATCTATATAAAATGCCTGGTATAAAAGATGTACAAGTAATTGCCGTAACTTCTCCAAAATATGGCGAAGATGTTGGAGCGTTCATTATTTGTCAAAAAGATACAGATATTACAGTTGAAGATGTGAGGGATTTCTGTAAAAATCAAATAGCTCACTATAAAATTCCACGTTATGTGTTTTTTGTAGATGAATATCCGATGACGGGAAGTGGAAAGATTCAAAAATTCAAACTGCGTGAAATGGCGTTGAAATTATGTGAAGAACAAGGAATTAAAATAATATAA
- a CDS encoding Transcriptional regulator, whose product MNIVSEKIKILCADRNISKEELSARSGLSIEQIKMIEDSEKIPSLSSLIKISRALGVRLGTFLDDSENIGPVIHRKTEKTEPATFSSQLSGANSHMDFFSLAARKSTRHMEPFLIDIHKNEEAQKVSSSHEGEEFIYVLKGTVTINYGKEKFILNVGDSIYYDSIVEHLVSTETDEPTQILAVVYTPF is encoded by the coding sequence ATGAATATTGTATCAGAAAAAATCAAGATTTTGTGTGCAGATAGAAATATCTCCAAAGAAGAATTATCCGCACGTTCCGGCTTAAGCATAGAACAAATAAAAATGATTGAAGACAGCGAAAAAATTCCTTCACTTTCTTCGCTTATTAAAATTTCACGCGCATTAGGAGTTCGTCTCGGCACTTTTTTAGACGATAGTGAAAATATCGGTCCTGTTATTCACCGGAAAACAGAAAAAACCGAACCTGCCACTTTTTCCAGCCAGCTTTCAGGAGCAAATTCCCACATGGACTTTTTCTCGCTTGCCGCTCGAAAGTCCACTCGCCATATGGAACCTTTTTTAATCGATATTCATAAAAACGAAGAAGCTCAAAAAGTCTCTTCTTCACACGAGGGGGAAGAATTTATTTACGTGTTAAAAGGAACCGTTACAATTAATTACGGAAAAGAAAAATTTATTCTAAATGTCGGCGACAGCATTTATTACGATTCCATTGTGGAACACTTGGTTTCTACCGAAACAGATGAACCTACACAAATTTTAGCCGTAGTTTATACTCCTTTTTAA
- a CDS encoding Phosphoribosyltransferase, whose translation MSFHSSFMDLLFPNLCVTCGESLVKGESFICLKCLNEVPKTNFHLQKENEVEKRFWGKVPVEKATSYFFFEKGSKFQHLLHELKYKGNKEIGEILGKYAAAELLQNEAYNSVDLIVPVPLHPKKEAKRGYNQSEWICKGISAVFNKPLIVNNLIRSKETETQTKKSVYERFENMQDIFEVKNPAEFNGKHILLVDDVLTTGSTLEACIQALQKSKNVKVSVFTLAIA comes from the coding sequence ATTCTTCTTTTATGGATTTACTTTTCCCCAATTTGTGTGTTACATGTGGCGAAAGTTTGGTAAAAGGAGAGTCGTTTATTTGTTTGAAATGTTTGAACGAAGTTCCGAAAACAAATTTTCATCTGCAAAAAGAAAACGAAGTAGAAAAACGTTTCTGGGGGAAAGTTCCCGTAGAAAAAGCCACATCTTATTTCTTTTTTGAAAAGGGGTCAAAATTCCAGCATTTGCTCCACGAACTTAAATACAAAGGAAACAAGGAGATAGGAGAAATTTTAGGAAAATACGCCGCGGCAGAATTATTGCAAAATGAGGCATATAACAGCGTGGATTTAATTGTTCCCGTTCCGCTTCACCCGAAAAAAGAAGCCAAGCGAGGTTATAATCAAAGCGAATGGATTTGTAAGGGAATATCAGCCGTGTTTAATAAACCTCTGATTGTGAATAATTTGATTCGTTCAAAAGAAACCGAAACGCAAACAAAGAAATCGGTTTATGAACGATTCGAAAACATGCAAGACATTTTTGAGGTAAAAAATCCTGCAGAATTCAATGGCAAGCACATTTTGCTTGTGGACGATGTTTTAACTACCGGATCTACATTAGAAGCTTGTATCCAGGCGCTACAGAAATCAAAAAATGTAAAAGTAAGTGTTTTTACACTTGCTATAGCATAA